A region of Anopheles merus strain MAF chromosome 2R, AmerM5.1, whole genome shotgun sequence DNA encodes the following proteins:
- the LOC121588588 gene encoding uncharacterized protein LOC121588588, with protein MFKSHLEMIGSYEPISKKARFFNTYLKSLKGSQDIMAKEKRSYSSSFESQSIYSDSKFACERVKSPGYHYNPVSKDTYGVTPRKINARDFTR; from the exons ATGTTCAAGTCGCACCTGGAAATGATCGGAAGCTACGAGCCCATCAGCAAGAAGGCTCGCTTCTTCAACACCTACCTTAAGTCGCTCAAGG GCTCCCAGGACATCATGGCCAAGGAGAAGCGCAGCTACAGCTCGTCCTTCGAATCGCAGAGCATCTACAGTGACTCGAAATTCGCCTGCGAAAGAGTCAAGTCGCCCGGCTACCACTACAACCCGGTCAGCAAGGACACCTATGGCGTTACGCCGAGAAAGATCAATGCACGCGACTTCACC CGCTAA
- the LOC121588587 gene encoding suppressor of lurcher protein 1 isoform X1, whose protein sequence is MEHTHQLVKVTNFMLHLILLLPLQHTTSTSDSEGGNALPNNIGAIGGLVGKSSSDYTGPITAGATITGSGRERSHLKGTGGCNRVVFSSSRIRNGSIAPSHSKHSGLFPSSLCQLYEFVGDGAERVQIIFSEFRLPSTLGPTECGDTDILMVYYIVNGREELVETLCGDTLPKPILSDGSRLLLELRSSYNNTENKGFTGDFFFLTNFGIPNGFQPNQSECTFHYFRNVTSQGWIQSPNFPGAYPRNIICNYLFHGGPNDFVHVRFTYFDIEGIRPCDEDTASDYVEFSNFVTRDRKYAMYCGSWRELVVRSDGRFFRITMVSNDRLDGTGFRALYTFETVPVETTERTEVASMGKVTTTSAASRVHGVYISLRLSCFPFTLSELLIPNASASAEAKLHTEFRISFAQLSCVHWRVIKFMMLFWPPDTHDSFWIFF, encoded by the exons ATGGAACACACTCATCAATTAGTAAAGGTGACGAATTTCATGCTACACTTGATTCTACTGCTGCCACTACAGCACACAACCTCGACCAGCGACAGTGAGGGAGGAAATGCTCTGCCGAACAATATCGGTGCGATTGGAGGGTTGGTGGGGAAATCTTCCAGCGACTATACCGGCCCGATCACGGCTGGTGCGACTATCACAGGCAGCGGGCGCGAAAGGTCACACTTAAAAG GGACTGGAGGCTGTAATCGGGTGGTGTTTAGCTCGAGCCGCATCCGGAACGGTAGCATCGCACCGTCCCATTCGAAACATTCCGGCCTGTTTCCATCGAGCCTGTGCCAGCTGTACGAGTTTGTCGGCGATGGAGCGGAACGTGTTCAG ATCATCTTTTCGGAGTTTCGTCTTCCGTCGACGCTCGGGCCGACCGAATGCGGTGACACGGATATCCTAATG GTTTACTACATCGTTAACGGTCGCGAGGAGCTCGTGGAGACGCTTTGCGGTGACACGCTTCCCAAGCCGATACTGTCCGACGGATCGAGGCTACTGTTGGAGCTGCGCAGTAGTTACAACAACACGGAAAACAAGGGATTTACGGGGgactttttctttctcacaA ATTTTGGGATTCCAAATGGCTTTCAACCGAATCAGTCCGAATGCACCTTTCACTACTTCCGGAACGTCACCAGCCAGGGATGGATCCAGTCACCCAACTTTCCCGGAGCCTATCCAAG AAACATCATCTGTAACTATCTATTTCACGGTGGGCCCAACGATTTCGTCCACGTGCGCTTCACGTACTTCGATATCGAAGGAATACGACC CTGCGACGAGGACACAGCCAGCGATTACGTGGAGTTTTCTAATTTTGTCACGCGCGATCGCAAGTACGCGATGTACTGTGGTAGCTGGCGCGAGCTAGTGGTACGCTCGGACGGTCGTTTCTTTCGCATTACGATGGTATCGAACGATCGTCTGGATGGGACCGGCTTTCGGGCGCTCTACACCTTCGAAACGGTGCCGGTGGAGACGACGGAGCGGACCGAGGTAGCGTCGATGGGCAAGGTCACCACGACCAGTGCCGCCAGCCGGGTACATGGTGTGTACATCTCACTTAGATTATCATGCTTTCCCTTTACATTGAGTGAACTTCTTATACCCAATGCCAGTGCGTCTGCTGAAGCAAAACTACACACAGAATTTAGAATTTCCTTTGCACAGTTGTCTTGTGTACATTGGCgtgttattaaatttatgatGTTATTTTGGCCACCCGACACGCATGATTCTTTTTggattttcttttaa
- the LOC121588587 gene encoding uncharacterized protein LOC121588587 isoform X3 produces the protein MEHTHQLVKVTNFMLHLILLLPLQHTTSTSDSEGGNALPNNIGAIGGLVGKSSSDYTGPITAGATITGSGRERSHLKGTGGCNRVVFSSSRIRNGSIAPSHSKHSGLFPSSLCQLYEFVGDGAERVQIIFSEFRLPSTLGPTECGDTDILMVYYIVNGREELVETLCGDTLPKPILSDGSRLLLELRSSYNNTENKGFTGDFFFLTNFGIPNGFQPNQSECTFHYFRNVTSQGWIQSPNFPGAYPRLVLRVVYGFVPYRFAGTVYFWAKRSLVCELAQQIRCHLCVLRTGRVNGSCHLCRIPSLCSSWSIFGLTLYSETSSVTIYFTVGPTISSTCASRTSISKEYDPATRTQPAITWSFLILSRAIASTRCTVVAGAS, from the exons ATGGAACACACTCATCAATTAGTAAAGGTGACGAATTTCATGCTACACTTGATTCTACTGCTGCCACTACAGCACACAACCTCGACCAGCGACAGTGAGGGAGGAAATGCTCTGCCGAACAATATCGGTGCGATTGGAGGGTTGGTGGGGAAATCTTCCAGCGACTATACCGGCCCGATCACGGCTGGTGCGACTATCACAGGCAGCGGGCGCGAAAGGTCACACTTAAAAG GGACTGGAGGCTGTAATCGGGTGGTGTTTAGCTCGAGCCGCATCCGGAACGGTAGCATCGCACCGTCCCATTCGAAACATTCCGGCCTGTTTCCATCGAGCCTGTGCCAGCTGTACGAGTTTGTCGGCGATGGAGCGGAACGTGTTCAG ATCATCTTTTCGGAGTTTCGTCTTCCGTCGACGCTCGGGCCGACCGAATGCGGTGACACGGATATCCTAATG GTTTACTACATCGTTAACGGTCGCGAGGAGCTCGTGGAGACGCTTTGCGGTGACACGCTTCCCAAGCCGATACTGTCCGACGGATCGAGGCTACTGTTGGAGCTGCGCAGTAGTTACAACAACACGGAAAACAAGGGATTTACGGGGgactttttctttctcacaA ATTTTGGGATTCCAAATGGCTTTCAACCGAATCAGTCCGAATGCACCTTTCACTACTTCCGGAACGTCACCAGCCAGGGATGGATCCAGTCACCCAACTTTCCCGGAGCCTATCCAAGGTTAGTGCTGCGCGTTGTTTATGGCTTTGTACCATACAGATTTGCAGGGACCGTCTATTTTTGGGCAAAACGATCGCTAGTATGCGAGCTAGCGCAGCAAATACGCTGTCATTTATGCGTGCTGCGTACTGGCAGAGTTAATGGCAGCTGTCATCTTTGCCGAATTCCTTCATTATGCTCGTCATGGTCCATTTTTGGTTTAACCTTATATTCGG AAACATCATCTGTAACTATCTATTTCACGGTGGGCCCAACGATTTCGTCCACGTGCGCTTCACGTACTTCGATATCGAAGGAATACGACC CTGCGACGAGGACACAGCCAGCGATTACGTGGAGTTTTCTAATTTTGTCACGCGCGATCGCAAGTACGCGATGTACTGTGGTAGCTGGCGCGAGCTAG
- the LOC121588587 gene encoding suppressor of lurcher protein 1 isoform X2: MEHTHQLVKVTNFMLHLILLLPLQHTTSTSDSEGGNALPNNIGAIGGLVGKSSSDYTGPITAGATITGSGRERSHLKGTGGCNRVVFSSSRIRNGSIAPSHSKHSGLFPSSLCQLYEFVGDGAERVQIIFSEFRLPSTLGPTECGDTDILMVYYIVNGREELVETLCGDTLPKPILSDGSRLLLELRSSYNNTENKGFTGDFFFLTNFGIPNGFQPNQSECTFHYFRNVTSQGWIQSPNFPGAYPRNIICNYLFHGGPNDFVHVRFTYFDIEGIRPCDEDTASDYVEFSNFVTRDRKYAMYCGSWRELVVRSDGRFFRITMVSNDRLDGTGFRALYTFETVPVETTERTEVASMGKVTTTSAASRVHGSLSLMALITVPSSHAITNEIGIISIIGIVLIKFCLD, encoded by the exons ATGGAACACACTCATCAATTAGTAAAGGTGACGAATTTCATGCTACACTTGATTCTACTGCTGCCACTACAGCACACAACCTCGACCAGCGACAGTGAGGGAGGAAATGCTCTGCCGAACAATATCGGTGCGATTGGAGGGTTGGTGGGGAAATCTTCCAGCGACTATACCGGCCCGATCACGGCTGGTGCGACTATCACAGGCAGCGGGCGCGAAAGGTCACACTTAAAAG GGACTGGAGGCTGTAATCGGGTGGTGTTTAGCTCGAGCCGCATCCGGAACGGTAGCATCGCACCGTCCCATTCGAAACATTCCGGCCTGTTTCCATCGAGCCTGTGCCAGCTGTACGAGTTTGTCGGCGATGGAGCGGAACGTGTTCAG ATCATCTTTTCGGAGTTTCGTCTTCCGTCGACGCTCGGGCCGACCGAATGCGGTGACACGGATATCCTAATG GTTTACTACATCGTTAACGGTCGCGAGGAGCTCGTGGAGACGCTTTGCGGTGACACGCTTCCCAAGCCGATACTGTCCGACGGATCGAGGCTACTGTTGGAGCTGCGCAGTAGTTACAACAACACGGAAAACAAGGGATTTACGGGGgactttttctttctcacaA ATTTTGGGATTCCAAATGGCTTTCAACCGAATCAGTCCGAATGCACCTTTCACTACTTCCGGAACGTCACCAGCCAGGGATGGATCCAGTCACCCAACTTTCCCGGAGCCTATCCAAG AAACATCATCTGTAACTATCTATTTCACGGTGGGCCCAACGATTTCGTCCACGTGCGCTTCACGTACTTCGATATCGAAGGAATACGACC CTGCGACGAGGACACAGCCAGCGATTACGTGGAGTTTTCTAATTTTGTCACGCGCGATCGCAAGTACGCGATGTACTGTGGTAGCTGGCGCGAGCTAGTGGTACGCTCGGACGGTCGTTTCTTTCGCATTACGATGGTATCGAACGATCGTCTGGATGGGACCGGCTTTCGGGCGCTCTACACCTTCGAAACGGTGCCGGTGGAGACGACGGAGCGGACCGAGGTAGCGTCGATGGGCAAGGTCACCACGACCAGTGCCGCCAGCCGGGTACATG